In the Magnolia sinica isolate HGM2019 chromosome 15, MsV1, whole genome shotgun sequence genome, one interval contains:
- the LOC131226929 gene encoding serine/arginine-rich splicing factor SC35-like has translation METPTPIIPFTIFVANLTFDTIEDDLLHIFRRFGKLTGVFIPRDGSRFKSRGFAFIRFQYEQEAYNTVLCINGRRIDVRFVSITRAKNQKGSSNAERTHYPQPNPLKFRQKTYLEKVKESLPKGPSTSKGTEKSHQT, from the coding sequence ATGGAAACCCCCACCCCCATAATCCCCTTCACCATATTTGTTGCAAATCTCACTTTTGACACAATAGAAGATGATCTGCTTCACATTTTCAGAAGATTTGGGAAATTGACGGGAGTGTTCATACCACGGGATGGTAGCCGCTTCAAATCTCGGGGTTTCGCCTTCATTCGATTTCAGTATGAACAGGAAGCCTACAACACGGTGCTATGTATAAATGGGAGAAGAATCGATGTTAGATTCGTCTCCATCACCAGAGCCAAGAACCAGAAGGGAAGTTCCAATGCAGAGAGGACGCATtatcctcagccgaaccccctcaAATTTAGACAGAAAACCTACTTGGAGAAAGTTAAAGAATCTCTTCCCAAAGGCCCGAGCACATCCAAAGGAACTGAGAAATCTCATCAAACCTAG